The proteins below come from a single Asanoa ferruginea genomic window:
- a CDS encoding glycosyltransferase: protein MVRSYGFLSTHPPTHCGLATFNSSLVSHLGDVRTGVVRIVSDADDLRPGPAVVHTWPMRAANGWREAADALSAFDVAVVQHEYGIFPGVDGRDVVPLLLRLTVPSIVVLHTVLAKPTPGQKLVLERVVAAADAIVTMTGTARDRLVNGYVVDPGKVTVIPHGAPVFADSGQPAPRQPNHLLTWGLLGPGKGIEWALRSLASLRDLDPAPTYTVAGRTHPKVLELHGDAYRAGLYQLGAQLGVSSLVRYESAYHDADALARLIRSADVVVLPYDSVEQVTSGVLVEAVTAGVPVVATRFPHAVELLTRGPGLLVPHRDPKALAAAIRRILTEPGLAATLTGARRRTSQPVLWPAVAQRYAALADGLVERRGLVPVAAIAAA, encoded by the coding sequence ATGGTTCGCAGCTACGGCTTTCTCAGCACGCACCCGCCGACCCACTGCGGGCTGGCGACCTTCAACTCCTCGCTGGTCTCGCATCTCGGTGACGTCCGGACGGGGGTTGTCCGCATCGTCTCGGATGCCGATGACCTGCGACCCGGCCCGGCGGTCGTGCACACCTGGCCGATGCGGGCCGCCAACGGCTGGCGGGAGGCCGCCGACGCGTTGAGCGCGTTCGACGTCGCCGTCGTCCAACACGAGTACGGCATCTTCCCCGGCGTCGACGGGCGTGACGTGGTTCCCCTGCTGCTCCGGCTCACCGTGCCGAGCATCGTCGTGCTGCACACCGTGCTGGCCAAGCCGACGCCCGGGCAGAAGCTCGTCCTGGAGCGGGTCGTCGCCGCCGCGGACGCCATCGTGACGATGACCGGCACCGCCCGCGACCGCCTGGTGAACGGCTACGTCGTCGACCCGGGCAAGGTGACCGTCATCCCGCACGGCGCCCCCGTCTTCGCCGACAGCGGCCAGCCGGCACCGCGCCAACCGAACCATCTGTTGACCTGGGGGCTGCTCGGTCCGGGCAAGGGGATCGAGTGGGCGCTGCGGTCGCTGGCGAGCCTGCGCGACCTCGACCCGGCTCCGACCTACACCGTGGCCGGCCGGACGCACCCCAAGGTGCTCGAGTTGCACGGTGACGCCTACCGCGCCGGCCTCTACCAACTCGGCGCGCAACTCGGCGTCTCGAGCCTGGTCCGCTACGAGTCGGCCTACCACGATGCCGACGCGCTGGCCCGGCTGATCCGCTCCGCCGACGTGGTGGTCCTTCCCTACGACTCCGTCGAGCAGGTCACCTCCGGCGTCCTCGTCGAAGCGGTGACCGCCGGGGTTCCGGTCGTCGCCACCCGCTTCCCGCACGCGGTCGAACTCCTGACCCGCGGGCCGGGGCTGCTCGTGCCGCACCGCGACCCGAAGGCGCTGGCCGCCGCCATCCGCCGGATCCTGACCGAGCCGGGCCTGGCCGCCACGTTGACCGGTGCACGCCGCCGGACGAGTCAGCCGGTGCTGTGGCCCGCGGTCGCGCAACGCTATGCGGCGCTCGCGGACGGTCTGGTCGAGCGCCGCGGCCTGGTCCCGGTCGCCGCGATCGCGGCCGCATGA
- a CDS encoding glycosyltransferase, with translation MTATGVVVEPDFAHLIRLTDDTGLFEHARHAIVRRQHGYCTDDVARGLVVVTREPAPSIALARLAECYLSFLTHAQDGAGAFHNRLGHDRRWSDAPGLGDWWGRALWGLGTAAARSRLPWVRDDARAAFALGATRRSPAPRAMAFAGLGAAEVLRADPGDAAAAALLTDAAAAVGVCGEDPSWPWPDDRLTYANAALAEVVIAAGDLGDDDRMLATGLRMLRWLHGAQLVDGQLSVVPAAGWRKGAARARYDQQPIEVTALADACATAAAATGDPSWQAGVRQAVDWFLGANDAGTPMWDPATGGGYDGLTPEGPNLNQGAESTLALIATLQHARRLA, from the coding sequence ATGACCGCGACCGGCGTCGTGGTCGAGCCGGACTTCGCACACCTGATCCGGCTGACCGACGACACCGGCCTGTTCGAGCATGCCCGGCACGCGATCGTCCGCCGGCAACACGGCTACTGCACCGACGACGTCGCGCGCGGCCTCGTCGTCGTCACCCGGGAACCGGCACCGTCGATCGCGCTGGCCCGCCTCGCCGAGTGCTACCTGTCGTTCCTCACCCATGCGCAGGACGGCGCGGGGGCGTTCCACAACCGGCTCGGCCACGACCGGCGCTGGTCCGACGCGCCGGGGCTCGGCGACTGGTGGGGGCGCGCCCTGTGGGGTCTTGGCACGGCCGCGGCCCGCAGCCGGTTGCCGTGGGTACGCGACGACGCCCGCGCCGCGTTCGCCCTCGGCGCGACCCGGCGCAGCCCGGCCCCGCGCGCGATGGCCTTCGCCGGCCTCGGTGCCGCCGAGGTGCTGCGTGCCGATCCCGGAGACGCCGCCGCGGCCGCGTTGCTGACCGACGCCGCCGCCGCGGTGGGTGTGTGCGGCGAAGACCCGTCCTGGCCGTGGCCCGACGACCGGCTGACCTACGCCAACGCCGCGCTGGCCGAGGTGGTCATCGCCGCCGGTGACCTTGGCGACGACGACCGGATGCTGGCCACCGGGCTGCGGATGCTGCGCTGGCTGCACGGCGCACAACTGGTCGACGGCCAGCTCTCGGTCGTTCCCGCCGCCGGCTGGCGCAAGGGCGCGGCCCGGGCCCGGTATGACCAGCAACCCATCGAGGTCACCGCCCTCGCCGACGCCTGCGCCACGGCCGCCGCCGCCACCGGCGACCCATCCTGGCAGGCCGGCGTACGCCAGGCCGTCGACTGGTTCCTGGGCGCCAACGACGCCGGCACGCCGATGTGGGATCCGGCCACCGGCGGTGGCTACGACGGGCTGACGCCGGAGGGTCCCAACCTCAACCAGGGCGCCGAGTCGACGCTGGCCCTCATCGCCACCCTGCAACACGCGCGGCGGTTGGCGTGA
- a CDS encoding glycoside hydrolase family 130 protein, which produces MTEPLVTRLHTILAPDPARVIVKLFVPGEDAALVRTRAGAIIQRVAALDEEETATLLKEALARFGSRHRDLEGTFQHHYSLVRHRVTPTTDLSPTARLLVGAYFSHEYAVEAAALCNPSIVEHPDQSGLGVGQRRVAVSLRQIGEGHLSSIGFATAVVGPGGRISVGGRSGPLVADSHTTAWHRRDLLAAGLAEAGWDNEVSATVLGSLPEVFDDDGFERALSGLPADLLSRPTAPGTLEQLRRTNTASQARTFPEDVPLERRVLWPSTSAESNGMEDARFVRFVDDDGVRSYRATYTAYDGRHISARMLVSDDLRDFQMTPMYGPGAANKGIALFPRRVGGRDVALCRADGETIGLSTLDATNRWQRPVPLHVPARGWELIQVGNCGSPIETEAGWLVLTHGVGPMRRYAIGALLLDREHPERVIGTLPGPLLEPDDSERDGYVPNVVYSCGSLLHDGTLWLPYGVGDARVAFATVDVGALIAAMTEPS; this is translated from the coding sequence GTGACGGAGCCACTGGTCACCCGGCTGCACACGATCCTGGCCCCCGATCCCGCGCGGGTCATCGTCAAGCTCTTCGTGCCCGGCGAGGACGCGGCGCTCGTGCGGACCCGTGCCGGCGCCATCATCCAGCGCGTCGCCGCGCTCGATGAGGAGGAGACGGCCACCCTTCTCAAGGAGGCGCTGGCGCGCTTCGGCAGCCGCCACCGCGACCTCGAAGGGACCTTCCAGCACCATTACAGCCTCGTCCGCCACCGGGTGACACCCACCACGGACCTGTCACCGACCGCGCGCCTTCTGGTCGGCGCGTATTTCAGCCACGAGTACGCCGTCGAGGCCGCCGCGCTGTGCAATCCGTCCATCGTGGAGCATCCCGACCAGTCGGGTCTGGGCGTCGGGCAGCGGCGGGTCGCCGTGAGCCTGCGCCAGATCGGCGAGGGTCACCTGTCGTCGATCGGGTTCGCCACCGCCGTTGTCGGGCCGGGCGGCCGGATCAGCGTCGGCGGCCGGTCGGGTCCGCTGGTCGCCGACAGCCACACCACCGCCTGGCACCGCCGCGACCTGCTCGCCGCCGGGCTCGCCGAGGCCGGCTGGGACAACGAGGTCTCGGCCACCGTCCTCGGGTCGTTGCCGGAGGTCTTCGACGATGACGGTTTCGAACGGGCGCTGAGCGGGCTTCCGGCCGACCTCCTGTCCCGGCCGACCGCACCGGGCACCCTCGAGCAGTTGCGCCGGACGAACACCGCCAGCCAGGCCAGGACCTTCCCGGAAGACGTGCCACTGGAGCGCCGGGTGTTGTGGCCGTCCACCTCGGCCGAGAGCAACGGCATGGAGGACGCCCGGTTCGTCAGGTTCGTCGACGACGACGGCGTCCGGTCCTACCGCGCTACCTACACGGCGTACGACGGACGCCATATCTCCGCCCGCATGCTCGTCAGCGACGACCTGCGCGACTTCCAGATGACACCGATGTATGGGCCCGGCGCGGCCAACAAAGGCATCGCGCTGTTCCCGCGTCGGGTGGGCGGCAGAGACGTCGCCCTGTGCCGGGCCGACGGGGAGACCATCGGCCTCAGCACCCTCGACGCGACGAACCGGTGGCAGCGACCCGTGCCGCTGCACGTTCCCGCGCGCGGCTGGGAGCTGATCCAGGTCGGCAACTGCGGCTCGCCGATCGAGACCGAGGCCGGCTGGCTGGTGCTCACCCACGGGGTCGGGCCGATGCGCCGCTATGCGATCGGCGCGCTCCTGCTCGATCGGGAGCACCCGGAACGCGTCATCGGCACGCTGCCGGGACCGTTGCTCGAACCCGACGACTCCGAACGGGACGGCTATGTGCCCAACGTCGTCTACTCCTGCGGCAGCCTGCTGCACGACGGCACGTTGTGGCTGCCCTACGGCGTCGGCGACGCCCGCGTCGCCTTCGCCACCGTCGACGTCGGCGCGCTCATCGCCGCCATGACCGAACCGAGCTGA
- a CDS encoding peroxidase family protein gives MNNPTGDPTRRAYAGQVDRSHGHPHGSHAAARDHCLAPTRAVDRPTGPARYGRMFPGLSPLGTDPQLLMRAGGDGGVCDAAVALDEMAPGGDDATEAAGWPFFGQIIAHDITADRSPIGAGASPETLRNARAPMLNLEMIYSDGPIGCPYLFDLSDPAKFLLGQDGFDVPRNQQGVALIGDPRNDVHVFSLSLHIALLRAHNRIVDLLRAVGVAEADVFDEARSTLTWHYQWIVVRDFLPRLVGTPLVEQVLADGGRWFAPKPGEAYIPLEFADAAYRYGHGQIRHTYQLVEGGPAVPLFPDLVGFGPLPSNRRLDLAQIFDVPGRPRAQRAKRLDGRLATSLIGLPEQVTGAVDEAAYRSLAVRDLLRGGTTGLPSGEDVARLLGVPPLTPDELDQPWPNGTPLWFYILKEAEYRGGGDRLGPVGGQIVAEVLIGLLRADSASYLSGEPDWEPTLPSTGPGFDLADLFTFDVTRRS, from the coding sequence ATGAACAACCCCACCGGCGACCCGACCCGGCGGGCATACGCTGGACAGGTCGACAGAAGTCATGGACACCCGCACGGCAGTCACGCGGCCGCCCGCGATCACTGCCTCGCCCCCACCCGCGCTGTCGACCGGCCCACCGGTCCCGCCCGCTACGGGCGGATGTTCCCTGGCCTGTCGCCGCTGGGCACCGATCCCCAACTGCTGATGCGCGCCGGCGGCGACGGCGGGGTCTGCGACGCGGCGGTCGCGCTCGACGAGATGGCCCCGGGCGGAGACGACGCCACGGAGGCGGCCGGCTGGCCGTTCTTCGGGCAGATCATCGCGCACGACATCACCGCCGACCGGTCGCCGATCGGTGCCGGCGCGAGCCCCGAGACGTTGCGCAACGCCCGGGCACCGATGCTCAACCTGGAAATGATCTATTCGGACGGCCCGATCGGCTGTCCCTATCTGTTCGACCTGAGCGATCCGGCCAAGTTCCTGCTCGGCCAGGACGGCTTCGACGTGCCGCGCAACCAGCAGGGCGTGGCCCTGATCGGCGACCCGCGCAACGACGTGCACGTGTTCTCGCTGAGCCTGCACATCGCGTTGCTGCGTGCCCACAACCGGATCGTCGACCTGCTCCGTGCCGTCGGGGTGGCCGAGGCCGACGTCTTCGACGAGGCGCGCAGCACGCTCACCTGGCACTACCAGTGGATCGTGGTCCGCGACTTCCTGCCCCGGCTGGTCGGCACGCCGTTGGTCGAGCAGGTGCTCGCCGACGGCGGCAGGTGGTTCGCGCCCAAGCCGGGCGAGGCCTACATCCCGCTGGAGTTCGCCGACGCGGCCTACCGCTACGGCCATGGTCAGATCCGGCACACCTACCAGTTGGTCGAGGGCGGGCCGGCGGTGCCGCTGTTCCCCGACCTCGTCGGCTTCGGCCCGCTGCCGTCCAACCGGCGGCTCGACCTCGCGCAGATCTTCGACGTGCCCGGCCGTCCGCGCGCGCAACGGGCCAAGCGCCTCGACGGCCGGCTCGCGACCAGCCTGATCGGGCTACCCGAACAGGTGACCGGGGCGGTCGACGAGGCCGCCTACCGTTCGCTGGCGGTCCGCGACCTGCTCCGCGGCGGGACCACCGGCCTGCCAAGCGGCGAAGACGTCGCCCGGCTGCTCGGCGTGCCGCCGCTGACGCCCGACGAGCTCGACCAGCCCTGGCCCAACGGCACGCCGCTGTGGTTCTACATCCTCAAGGAGGCCGAATACCGAGGTGGCGGTGACCGCCTCGGCCCGGTCGGCGGTCAGATCGTGGCGGAGGTGCTGATCGGGCTGCTGCGCGCCGACTCGGCGAGCTACCTGAGCGGGGAACCCGACTGGGAGCCGACGCTGCCGTCCACCGGCCCGGGGTTCGACCTGGCTGACCTGTTCACCTTCGACGTCACCCGGCGGAGCTAG
- a CDS encoding SDR family oxidoreductase, which translates to MKIAVIGGTGLIGSQVVKILNTGGHEAVPLSPSNGVDLLSGKGLAEGLAGADVVVNLSNSPTFDEASPAFFQTTMDNLLAAAEDAGVGHAVILSIVGAELVPELVYYQAKVLQEDILKAGPVPYSIVRATQFFEFTETTLSWTSDENTVRLPATLIQPMAASDVAKAVADVIVGKPLQGTRDVAGPEVFTLDELGRITLAAKGDKRTVVVDDTAGMFAAVHGDAIIAKDGAVIAKTTYRDWLAR; encoded by the coding sequence ATGAAGATCGCAGTCATTGGCGGTACGGGCCTGATCGGCTCGCAGGTCGTGAAGATCCTCAACACCGGTGGGCACGAAGCGGTGCCGCTGTCCCCGTCGAACGGTGTCGACCTGCTCTCCGGCAAGGGTCTGGCCGAAGGCCTGGCCGGCGCCGATGTCGTCGTCAACCTGAGCAACTCGCCGACCTTCGACGAGGCCTCCCCGGCGTTCTTCCAGACGACGATGGACAACCTGCTGGCCGCGGCCGAGGACGCCGGTGTCGGCCACGCCGTCATCCTGTCCATCGTCGGTGCCGAGCTGGTGCCGGAGCTCGTCTACTACCAGGCCAAGGTGCTCCAGGAAGACATCCTGAAGGCCGGCCCGGTGCCCTACTCGATCGTGCGGGCCACGCAGTTCTTCGAGTTCACCGAGACGACGCTGTCCTGGACCTCCGACGAGAACACCGTGCGGCTGCCGGCCACGCTGATCCAGCCGATGGCCGCTTCCGACGTGGCGAAGGCCGTTGCCGACGTCATCGTGGGCAAGCCCTTGCAGGGCACTCGCGACGTGGCCGGGCCCGAGGTGTTCACGCTCGACGAGCTGGGCCGGATCACCCTCGCGGCCAAGGGCGACAAGCGCACCGTGGTGGTCGACGACACCGCCGGGATGTTCGCCGCCGTGCACGGTGACGCGATCATCGCCAAGGACGGCGCCGTGATCGCCAAGACCACCTACCGGGACTGGCTCGCCCGCTGA
- a CDS encoding helix-turn-helix transcriptional regulator, producing MDRARLAEYLRTRREALQPEDVGLPRGQRRRTRGLRREEVAVLSDMSIDYYSRLEQPRGPHPSEQMLGALARGLRLSLEERDHLFQLGGYATPRSGSSGHLNPGMLRIFDGLRDSAAQVVSHLGETMLQTRLAVALLGDASVHTGLARSMHYRWFTDPATRLIYPEEDRAEQGRLIVADLHASYTRDGKGSRASSIVDSLLDASPEFAGLWEGHPVAGTYCGPIRLQHPQVGLLELDCQRLVDPDQSQQLVVYTASPGTASYERLELLSVIGGQRIYESA from the coding sequence ATGGACCGCGCTCGGCTGGCTGAATACCTGCGCACCCGGCGGGAGGCGCTGCAACCCGAAGACGTGGGGCTGCCGCGCGGGCAGCGGCGGCGGACCAGGGGCCTGCGCCGGGAAGAGGTCGCGGTGCTCAGCGACATGTCGATCGACTATTACAGCCGGCTCGAGCAGCCGCGTGGGCCGCACCCCTCCGAACAGATGCTCGGCGCCCTCGCCCGGGGCCTGCGGCTCTCGCTCGAGGAGCGCGACCACCTCTTCCAGCTCGGCGGGTACGCGACACCGCGCTCCGGTTCTTCCGGCCACCTCAATCCGGGGATGCTGCGGATCTTCGACGGGTTGCGGGACAGCGCCGCGCAGGTGGTCTCGCACCTCGGCGAGACGATGCTGCAAACTCGGCTGGCGGTGGCGTTGCTCGGCGACGCGAGCGTCCACACCGGACTGGCGCGGAGCATGCACTACCGCTGGTTCACCGATCCCGCGACGCGGCTGATCTACCCCGAGGAGGACCGGGCGGAGCAGGGCCGGCTGATCGTCGCGGACCTGCACGCCTCGTACACCCGTGATGGTAAGGGTTCCCGGGCTTCATCCATTGTGGATTCTTTGCTCGACGCAAGCCCGGAGTTCGCCGGCCTCTGGGAAGGGCATCCGGTGGCCGGCACCTACTGCGGACCGATCCGGCTCCAGCACCCGCAGGTCGGGCTGCTGGAGCTCGACTGCCAGCGGCTGGTCGACCCCGACCAGTCACAGCAACTGGTGGTCTACACCGCCTCGCCGGGCACGGCCAGCTACGAGCGGCTGGAGCTGCTGTCGGTCATCGGCGGGCAGCGGATCTACGAGTCGGCCTGA
- a CDS encoding SDR family oxidoreductase, which translates to MTTFAAPDLAGRLALVTGASGGLGLGLATALAAAGAEVLLAVRDIEKGEAVLRRIRTEVPGAHVSLRTLDLASLSSVATLADGLIAEGRPINILINNAGVMAPATRHTTVDGHELQFGTNYLGHVALTTRLLPLLRDGQARVTTVTSSAARQAKLNWADPQGERKYSGVRAYGQSKLANLFFALELDRRSRAGGWGIVSNAAHPGTTLTGLYAAGPNLGRAKPAPHEKIMTRLARWGVLVHGVDQGLLPILYAATSPQAQGGRLYGPDGIGQFTGAPTELPVYRSARDEAEAARLWDYSLRAAGLESVLEGIHDGPRSAG; encoded by the coding sequence ATGACGACGTTCGCGGCACCCGACCTGGCCGGGCGGCTCGCCCTGGTGACCGGGGCGAGCGGCGGGCTGGGCCTGGGCCTGGCCACCGCGCTGGCCGCCGCCGGAGCGGAGGTGCTGCTCGCCGTCCGCGACATCGAGAAGGGCGAGGCCGTCCTGCGCCGCATCCGCACCGAGGTGCCCGGCGCACACGTCTCCCTCCGCACCCTCGACCTGGCCTCGCTGTCGTCGGTGGCCACGCTCGCCGACGGTCTGATCGCCGAGGGCCGGCCGATCAACATCCTGATCAACAACGCCGGAGTGATGGCGCCCGCCACCCGGCACACCACGGTGGACGGCCACGAACTCCAGTTCGGCACCAACTATCTCGGCCACGTCGCGCTCACCACCCGGCTGCTGCCGCTCTTGCGCGACGGCCAGGCCCGGGTGACGACGGTCACCAGCAGTGCCGCCCGGCAGGCCAAGCTCAACTGGGCCGACCCGCAGGGCGAGCGGAAATACTCGGGCGTCCGGGCGTACGGGCAGTCGAAGCTCGCGAACCTGTTCTTCGCCCTCGAACTCGACCGGCGCAGCCGGGCCGGCGGCTGGGGCATCGTCAGCAACGCGGCGCACCCCGGCACCACCTTGACCGGCCTGTATGCCGCCGGCCCCAACCTCGGCCGGGCCAAGCCCGCGCCGCACGAGAAGATCATGACCCGGCTGGCCAGGTGGGGCGTCCTGGTGCACGGCGTCGACCAGGGCCTGCTGCCCATCCTCTACGCGGCCACCAGCCCGCAGGCGCAGGGCGGCCGGCTCTACGGCCCCGACGGCATCGGCCAGTTCACCGGTGCGCCGACCGAGCTGCCGGTCTACCGCTCGGCCCGCGACGAGGCCGAGGCGGCCCGGCTGTGGGACTACTCGCTGCGGGCCGCCGGCCTCGAGTCAGTTCTGGAAGGAATCCACGATGGACCGCGCTCGGCTGGCTGA
- a CDS encoding siderophore-interacting protein has product MLDRHDSAVRGLADACRLGDPTALRTALEADAIAVCDGGGAVPAALAPIHGATDVAALVADLLCGRPGTELTIEAVNGRAGLALRRGGQALAVIAVKSTGARVAVLWIVLNPAKLTGWHRR; this is encoded by the coding sequence ATGCTCGATCGGCATGACAGTGCCGTGCGCGGGTTGGCCGACGCCTGCCGGCTAGGCGACCCCACCGCGCTCCGGACCGCCCTCGAAGCCGACGCCATCGCCGTGTGTGATGGCGGCGGCGCAGTGCCGGCCGCGCTCGCCCCGATCCACGGCGCCACCGACGTCGCCGCGCTCGTGGCCGACCTGCTGTGCGGGCGACCCGGCACCGAGTTGACCATCGAGGCGGTCAACGGCCGGGCCGGGCTGGCCCTGCGCCGCGGCGGTCAGGCGCTCGCCGTGATCGCCGTCAAGTCGACCGGCGCCCGGGTCGCCGTCCTGTGGATCGTGCTCAACCCGGCCAAGCTGACCGGCTGGCACCGCCGCTGA
- a CDS encoding NAD(P)/FAD-dependent oxidoreductase, whose amino-acid sequence MRTILVVGGGYAGFYTAWKLEKKLRRDEARVVVVDPRPYMTYQPFLPEVLAGSVEARHAAVSQRRHLRKTTLISGSVVHVDHAHRTATIQPAEGPEFALAYDIIAVTAGAVTRQLGVPGIAESAIGMKHVEEAVAIRDRLLTNFDRASTLAPGPQREKLLTVTFVGGGFSGVEGFGELLSLATALTRLYPELSPADVRFHLVEARGRILPEVTDKPGQWVVRSLEKRGAQVHLNAQLVSATDGHVVLSDGQEFDSDLIVWTVGNAVNPMVRNHTDLPIDARGMLVVRADLRVGTDSEAIPDAWGAGDDAAVPDLAAGRPGVATVPNAQHAVRQGKLLAKNIVGSLRGREPKQYLHHSLGTVATLGLGRGIFQYKGIVIKGLPAWLMHRGYHVLAVPSWERKARVLAVWLTAAVFGRDIVSLASVQDPRRAFVTGGEPAAADHARSA is encoded by the coding sequence ATGCGCACGATTCTGGTGGTCGGCGGCGGCTATGCCGGGTTCTACACGGCCTGGAAGCTGGAGAAGAAGCTCCGCCGTGACGAGGCGCGGGTCGTCGTGGTCGACCCGCGGCCATACATGACCTATCAGCCGTTTCTTCCGGAAGTGCTGGCCGGCTCGGTCGAGGCCCGGCACGCCGCCGTCTCGCAGCGCCGGCACCTGCGCAAGACCACGCTCATCTCGGGTTCGGTCGTCCACGTCGACCACGCCCACCGCACCGCCACGATCCAGCCCGCCGAGGGCCCGGAGTTCGCCCTGGCCTACGACATCATCGCGGTCACGGCCGGCGCGGTGACCCGCCAGCTCGGCGTGCCCGGCATCGCCGAGTCGGCGATCGGGATGAAGCACGTCGAGGAGGCGGTCGCGATCCGCGACCGGCTGCTGACCAACTTCGACCGGGCCTCGACGCTGGCGCCCGGCCCGCAGCGGGAGAAGCTGCTCACCGTGACGTTCGTCGGCGGCGGGTTCTCCGGCGTCGAGGGCTTCGGCGAACTGCTGTCGCTGGCGACCGCGCTGACCAGGCTCTACCCCGAGCTCTCCCCCGCCGACGTGCGCTTCCACCTGGTGGAGGCGCGCGGGCGGATCCTGCCGGAGGTGACCGACAAGCCCGGGCAGTGGGTGGTGCGCTCGCTGGAGAAACGGGGCGCGCAGGTGCACCTCAACGCCCAACTCGTCTCCGCGACCGACGGCCACGTGGTGCTCTCCGACGGCCAGGAGTTCGACTCAGACCTGATCGTGTGGACCGTCGGCAACGCCGTCAACCCGATGGTGCGCAACCACACCGACCTGCCCATCGACGCGCGCGGGATGCTCGTCGTGCGGGCCGACCTGCGGGTGGGCACCGACAGCGAGGCGATCCCCGACGCCTGGGGCGCGGGCGACGACGCGGCGGTGCCCGACCTGGCCGCCGGCCGGCCCGGCGTCGCGACGGTGCCCAACGCGCAGCACGCGGTGCGGCAGGGCAAGCTGCTCGCGAAGAACATCGTGGGGAGCCTGCGCGGCCGGGAGCCGAAGCAATACCTGCACCACAGCCTCGGCACGGTCGCCACGCTGGGCCTCGGCCGCGGCATCTTCCAATACAAGGGCATCGTCATCAAGGGCCTGCCGGCCTGGCTGATGCACCGGGGCTACCACGTCCTGGCCGTGCCGAGCTGGGAGCGCAAGGCCCGGGTGCTGGCCGTCTGGCTGACCGCCGCGGTGTTCGGCCGCGACATCGTCTCGCTGGCCTCGGTGCAGGACCCGCGCCGGGCGTTCGTCACCGGAGGCGAGCCAGCGGCCGCTGACCATGCTCGATCGGCATGA
- a CDS encoding sigma-70 family RNA polymerase sigma factor, producing MTDSGVNVEPAGADDLEAAAAIFTSVRPRLFGIAYRMLSSATEAEDLVQDVWVRWQTTDRSVVVNPAAFLATTTTRLAINSLQSARSRRETYIGPWLPEPVDTSADPYLGAERGEALEFAALLLMEKLTPNERAAYVLREAFDYPYGQIADILQSTEPAVRQLVSRARKSVTSEKRTPVSTAAQRELLTTFITAARSGDLAALERLFAPDVASVSDGNGAAKVSRRPVVGVERVAKYLAAITWYWEGIEVRWADTNGQTSALLYRDGAVEAVLTVTTSADGIDKVLWMMNQAKISALS from the coding sequence ATGACCGATTCCGGGGTGAATGTCGAGCCCGCTGGGGCCGATGATCTCGAGGCAGCCGCCGCGATCTTCACGAGCGTGCGGCCGCGGTTGTTCGGGATCGCCTACCGAATGCTGAGCAGCGCGACCGAAGCTGAAGACCTGGTGCAAGACGTGTGGGTGCGCTGGCAGACGACCGACCGCAGCGTGGTCGTCAACCCGGCCGCCTTCCTGGCCACCACGACGACCCGGCTGGCCATCAACTCGCTCCAGTCCGCCCGGTCACGCCGCGAGACCTACATCGGGCCGTGGCTGCCCGAGCCGGTCGACACGAGCGCCGATCCCTATCTGGGCGCGGAGCGCGGCGAGGCCCTCGAGTTCGCGGCCCTGCTGCTGATGGAAAAGCTGACACCCAACGAGCGCGCGGCGTACGTCCTCCGCGAGGCCTTCGACTACCCGTATGGGCAGATCGCCGACATCCTGCAGTCCACCGAGCCAGCCGTGCGCCAACTGGTCAGCCGGGCCCGCAAATCCGTGACCAGCGAGAAGCGCACCCCGGTGAGCACGGCAGCCCAGCGCGAACTGCTGACCACGTTCATCACCGCCGCCCGCTCCGGCGACCTGGCGGCCCTCGAACGGCTCTTCGCACCCGACGTGGCCAGCGTTTCCGACGGCAACGGCGCGGCGAAGGTCTCCCGCCGGCCGGTGGTCGGTGTCGAGCGCGTCGCCAAGTATCTGGCCGCGATCACCTGGTACTGGGAGGGCATCGAGGTCCGGTGGGCCGACACCAACGGCCAGACCTCGGCCCTGCTCTACCGTGACGGCGCGGTGGAAGCGGTGCTCACGGTCACCACCTCGGCCGACGGCATCGATAAGGTGCTGTGGATGATGAACCAGGCGAAGATCAGCGCGCTCTCGTGA